TTACTTCAAGCTCCATGCTGGTCGTAAATCCATTATCCGGGCTGACAGAATGCGTCAGGGTGGTAATGGTCCATTCTGCATCATCAATCGGCTGCTTAAATCCCGTCACCTTCACCGGCATTTCCGTATAGAGATCAGCCCGCCCCTCAGCGAGCTGTAGGGAAAATGAAGCAACCCCGCGCTGCAGGCGTTCCCACTGCATTTTTGCTGCGCGCTCTGCATTGCTCCGGTTGGCGTAGGTACGATTAAGAACCAACACGTTTTCATCCGTTCCCACCAGATAATCACCCTGTTTTGCTTCCGGCTCTTTGGGTGTGGTGGCTTTCTTTCGACGACGCTTAACACTGGTTGTCTCTTTTTTCCTGGGTTCACGCGTATGCAACCAGCTGGCAATAACACCGGTATAGGCACCACGATCAGCAAGGGTGAACCGATGACCGTCACCGGCTTTGCGCGTGATGGTGATAACCGGCAGCGGCTTGCCGCTTGCCGTTCTTCCCTGTCCCTGCCGGATAAACAGCAGGTTCCCGTCTTTAACGGAAGCAATCGCCCCATACTGTCTCGCCAGTTTCATCAGAAAACTTGCATCGCTTTCATTGGTCTGGTCCATATGATCCAGCGCCTTATCCGTCAGGTCTTGACCCAGCGCCACTTTGAGGTTATGCCGGGCGGCGATTTCCTTTACCACCTCCCCCACCGTTGTCTGATGCCATGATTTTTCGCGCCGTGTATTGAGGGTTTCACGGAAATCTGCGCTACGCGCCCTGATGGTCAGCCGGTCAGGGGCTCCGCTGTGTTCAATTTCATCTACGGTAAAAGCCCCTTTAGGGAAAAGCGGCTGGCCTTTCCAGCCCAGCGCCAGATGAATAACAGCACCACGGCGCGGCAGAACGATCTGCCCGTCGGCGTCGTCCAGCTCCAGATCAAGCTGGTCTGCTTCAAAGCCCCGGTTATCCGTCAGTGTCAGACTCATCAGGCGCGCGTCCATCACCGTCGTCACGTCTTTGCCTTCGATGGTGATACTGAAAGCCGGGCTTTTGCTGTTCAGATTCAGGAGATCAGAATTAAAGTTCACTGCAGCAACCCTCCAACCGTGTTTTTAATCCCCCCAATAGCAGATGCTGCAGAGTCCTGCAGGTTGCTGAGCTGGTCACTCAGGCTCCCGAA
This DNA window, taken from Salmonella enterica subsp. enterica serovar Typhimurium str. LT2, encodes the following:
- a CDS encoding Fels-2 prophage protein (similar to late control gene in phage); this encodes MNFNSDLLNLNSKSPAFSITIEGKDVTTVMDARLMSLTLTDNRGFEADQLDLELDDADGQIVLPRRGAVIHLALGWKGQPLFPKGAFTVDEIEHSGAPDRLTIRARSADFRETLNTRREKSWHQTTVGEVVKEIAARHNLKVALGQDLTDKALDHMDQTNESDASFLMKLARQYGAIASVKDGNLLFIRQGQGRTASGKPLPVITITRKAGDGHRFTLADRGAYTGVIASWLHTREPRKKETTSVKRRRKKATTPKEPEAKQGDYLVGTDENVLVLNRTYANRSNAERAAKMQWERLQRGVASFSLQLAEGRADLYTEMPVKVTGFKQPIDDAEWTITTLTHSVSPDNGFTTSMELEVKIDDLEIE